ATACCCTGGCGTTACAGAAGAAGTTTGTATACTTGAATTGGAAAAGGCGTCGAACTTGAAATTCGGCACGGACTTTACCGTAGGATACTCGCCTGAACGCATTAATCCGGGTGATCAGGTACATCGCCTTGAAAATATTATCAAAATTGTATCTGGCAGCGATGAACAGACACTTGAAACTATTGCAAATGTCTATGAAATGATTATTGACGCAGGCGTATACCGCGCGGAATGTATTAAAGTTGCAGAAGCCGCAAAGGTAATAGAAAATGCACAGCGGGATATTAATATTGCGTTTATGAATGAGCTGTCTATGCTGTTCAATCAAATGAAAATTGATACACAGGCAGTCTTGCGTGCCGCAAAAACCAAGTGGAATTTCCTTCCATTTACACCCGGGTTGGTCGGCGGACACTGCATTGGGATAGATCCTTATTATTTAACCTATAAAGCTGAGGATTGCGGATATCATTCCAAAATCTTATTGGCAGGAAGGCATATCAACGATTCAATGGCGGCTTACATCTCGCAGCAAATACTAAAGATGCTCGCGCAGCAGAAGGTCAATATGAATAATATCCGAATAGGAATCTTGGGTCTAACGTTTAAAGAAGATTGCCCCGATTTTCGTAATACGAAAGTTCTGGATATTATCAATGAATTAAAAGAATACGGCATTGATCCCATTGTGGCCGATCCTATGGCAGACTCCTATACAGTAAAAAAAGAATGCGATATTACACTTGTACCAGTAGAGGATTTTAAAGACTTGCATGCAGTGGTAGTCGCAGTCCCTCACGAAGCATACAGAGGGCTGGAACTGGATGACTTCCAGCAAATGTTTAAGATAGAAGGTGCAAAGTTATTGGTTGATGTGAAAGGTATTTACAACAAAAAAGAATTCGAAGACCAGAACATTAGGTATTGGAGTCTATGAGAAAGGTGTGGAAGCACAGTGACAGAAAAACATAATGCCAGACCCTATATTTTACACACTGAGAATGCAACACTTCTTCCGAACGTTCCGATAGTGAAGAGAGATGCAGCCGGGAACATGGTTGAAACAAATCGCCTGCTGAAAGATTCTTATTCGTGTAACTTTCAGGTGGTTATTAGAGAAAACATGTTTGGAGCGAGAATTAAAACAGATGCTGTCGAAATATCAAAAACGCAGGTGATCGTAGACTTCAATTCCGCAATGAATGCAATCGGAAACGGTGATATTGTAACTTTACGTTTCAAAATTCCAAAAGGAACAATTGAGGAAGGATACGAATCAACAGTAAGGATTCGCGGAACGGCAAGCTGGCAAGAAATACAGATGCCAACTGGTGAAATTACGTGGAAAATGATCTTCAGTTTTGTCGAATCACTCGACTCCTATTTTGAGAGAACGAGATGGAAGTATATAAAGACATTTACGTTTGCCAGTCTCTTACTTGTTGCTTTCTTTATTGTATTAATGCGAGTGGAGAGTTTAGTCTACTTTAAATTCAATAAATTCATCTACTTTTACAGTCTCATTGCAGCTGCGTTTCTATTGTCTCGGTATATATTTGGTGCCTTCTACAAAAACATTCCAATTAATCCGAATTACCGGCCGGGTGTTTCAATCATTATTCCTGTATTTAATGAAGAAGAGTGGATTCACAAAACGATATATAGCTGTCTAAATCAGAACTATCCCATCGATAAGCTAGAAGTAATTGTGGTTGACGATCAATCTACAGATCAAACTGTAAAAAACGCCTTGAAAGCAGTCGAAAAGCTAAGCCAGGAAGATGAAATATACAACATCAAAGAACGGCTTCAAGTGCATGTAATGCCGGTCAATGGCGGAAAACGCGAAGCGCTGGTGGAAGGCGTGGCAATGGCAAAGCATGATCTGGTTGTCTTTGTTGACTCGGATAGTTTTCTCGAGCCGAATGCCATTCTGAATCTCGTGCAGCCGTTTCAAGACCCTAAAATGGGCGGTGTTGCAGGCCGTACAGATGTGGAAAACAAATATACGAACAGTATAACGAAACTGCAAGTTGTGCGTTACTATATTGCATTTCGCGTGATGAAAGCGGCAGAATCTTATTTTGACTGCGTCACTTGCCTGTCAGGTCCTTTGTCTTGCTATCGGAAGTCTTTGATTTTGAAACATCAGGAAGACTGGGTGAATCAAACCTTCTTGGGACAGCCGGCAACATTCGGAGATGACCGAAGTATGACCAACTTTATCTTGCAGACACATCGCACTGCCTACCAGGACAGAGCTATTTGTTCTACAATTGTACCTGAAAAATTTGGAATATTCCTAAAACAGCAAATGCGCTGGAAACGATCTTGGCTGCGTGAATCGTTACGGGCGGGCACCTTCATTTGGAAAAAGGAAGTCTTCATGGCCCTGTTCTTTTACGTCGGGCTGATTGTGCCAATTGCAGCACCGATTGTCGTGATTTATAACTTAGTATATGTTCCCCTCTATCACGGTGTTTTTCCGGCAACTTTCCTGATGGGTTTGTTCCTGATGGCTTTCATGATGAGCGCGGCGTACTTGTTTTTCAAGAAAAGCAGTCTCTGGATATTCGGCTTTGTTTTCGTTTTGATGTATGAAGCGGTTCTTTTATGGCAGATGCCGATTGCTTGGGTAACGTTCTGGAAATCAACATGGGGAACGCGCGATACGCCTCAAGATATTGAAGCGAGAGAAAAGAAGGCCCGCAAGAAAGAAAAAAAGGATCCTCTAACTATCAAATCATAAGTATATGAATTTGTAGACAAGGAGAATTGCATATGAAACGTAAATATAACGAAGTGTTAGATTATGAAAAGAAAAATCAGCGGAAAAAAAGGCGCTCGATTTTTCAATTGGCGATCCTGGCAGTTATTGTGTTCCTTGTGTTTCAAACGTTTGTTGAGATGAATCGTTACGATGCGCCAGATCAGACAGAATGGAGCAATAAAAAGGGGTTTATCGCCCTATCCTATCCAGGTGTATCGAGAGATGGATCCGACTCGCTTTTTGCGAAAAAACAATTGCAGAAACAGCTGCAGGCGTTAACCGATCAAGGATATGAGACTATCTCCCAACAAGATATTTTAGACTATTACAATAAAAAGAAACCTTTACCCGAGAAAGCACTGTTTCTTTCCTTTGAAGACGGGCGCACGGATACGAGTGTATTTGTACATCCATTGCTGAAGAAATACAACTACAAAGCGACGTTGCTGTCATTTGCAAATAAACTGGAGACAAACGACAAACGTTTTCTGCAGCCGGAACATCTGTCGCAAATGAAGAAAAGCGGATTTTGGGAATTGGGCAGTAACGGCAACCGCTTAACATATATAAATATATTTAATAAAGAAGGGACATTTTTACCTATTCGTGACGACGATGAAGTGCTGAATAAAAGTGAAATCGATTCTTATAATCACTTCTCCATGGATTTTATACGTGATCAGTATTCAATTCCGATTGAGAATCGAACGGAAATGGAAAAGCGGATTACAGAAGACTATGAGCAGATGCGCAAGGTGTATGAAAAACAGCTAGGAGCTACGCCTGATGTGTATATGATTATGCATGCAAATGCCTTATATAATACAGCAAACAGATTGGTTTCAGATATAAACGATAAAGAAATCAGAAAAACATTTGCCATGCATTTTAATCTTGAAGGAAACACGTACAATACAAATGGAAATGATCTGTACAATCTGACGCGGGTTCAGCCGGCAGCATCCTGGTCAACTAATCATTTATTAATGAAAATTCAAAATGACAAGAAAGGAAAGGTAGAGTTCGTCCGGGGAAATGAAAAACAGGCGAAGCAATGGAAAGCAGCAGAAGGCGTGGCGGAATTTGACGGAAACACAATTATTCTGACGTCAAAGGCGAAAAAACAATCACATTTAGTGCTGAATGAGAGCGGCAACAAAGACATTCAGTTCACAGGGAAAGTCGGGGGAACTGAAGAAGGTCAGCAGGCGGTCTTCCTCAGACGCAGTAATGACGGGGACGCGTATATAAAAGTAGCATTTGAAAATGATCAGCTGATTATTGAAGAAAAAGTAAAAGGACAGCTGAAAGAATTATTGGAGACAAAGGCAATCCCTGACGCACACATTGCAGAACAGAATGACAGTCAATCATCTGGACGAAAAGAAAAGAAAACAGACGAGGAAAAACTTGCGAATGAGAAATATGTAGAAATAACGCTCAAAGACAATAAACTGGCAATCCAGCTGAATGACAAAGAAATTGTAAATAATCTCGCAGTCAATCAAGACATACAGTCAGGTAAATTGGCGCTCGGTTCTTCTTGGGTAACAGGTGATTTTAATGATCCGATTCATGACGCATATTTCAGTGATATTGCGATTACTTCATTGGACAAAAATCATGCGAACCAGACTGCTCTATTTACCAACGAAAGAGGAAATTATCAAAAGATAATCTACACATGCATCAGTTCAATAAAATCCGCAATGAACTGGGTAGTTGATAATTTCTAAGACCACTATAGATACTACTAGAAGCGGGGATTGCAATGAAAACGAAGAATAAGATGGCCTACATTGTTATTACCTGTTTACTTTTAAGCGGCTGCCGCGGGCAAGAACACGAACAGCAGATGGATGTTGCAGAATTGAAAAGTTTGGAGTTATCCGCCTGGGTGACTGAGTGGCAATGGCAGAGTGGAATGGAAGATCTGAAGCAAGTACAAGGTTTGGATCGTACGCAGGTTTTTGCAGCGTATTTTGACAGTGATGACCAGTTATATTTCAGTGACAAAATGCATGAGGCAATTGCTGCCATGCAAGAGCTGTCCAGAAAGCGGAAAATTCCGCTAGACTTAACTATCGTAAATGATCAATTTCTGCCGGACAATACGGTCGTTCATAAAGATGCGGATTTAATTGCGCGGCTAGTAGGAAGTTCAGCCAGCCGAAAAGCCCATATCGACACTATTTTGCACTATATCAGTAAGTATCAGTTTGATGGACTTGAAATCGATTACGAAAATGTAAATACAGAAGATTTACCTAACCTGATTCAATTTTATAAAGAGCTGAACCAGGCGCTTGAAACACACGGAAAAACATTACGTGTCATTCTTGAACCTAATTTACGCGTGGAAGACTATCAATTTCCTGCCGGCCCTGTTTATGTGATGATGGCGTATAACTTGCATGGCGGACATTCAGATCCGGGCCCGAAAGCAAACGAGGAGTTTATTCGTAATGTAGCGAAAAAAATGAGCGCGCTGCCCGGCGAGCCAATAATGGCATTTTCTGCAGGCGGATTCAAATGGCAGCATGGGAAAGACCATACTGCCACTCTTACAGAAATAGAAGCAGAAGAGCTGGCCCGAAAGAGTCACGAAAAACCGGTAAGAGACCCGGCTAGCGGCGGCATGTATTTTGATTATAAAGAAAAAAACGGTGAGAAGTTCACCGTTTGGTACGCGGACCGGCAGACCCTGCACCAATGGATGAAGATCGCGGCTGAAGAAGGCAATACTAAGGTTTCTCTTTGGCGGATGGGAGGGATTGAGACCTCCACATTGGAATTTCTGAATAAAGCTATCCGTTAAAACTAAGAATCGGAAGGGGAAGAAGAGATGTTTGCCAATCATATTAAAGAACTCAGGAAACAAATGAATCTGACGCAGGCAGAATTGGCTGAGCAGGTGGGCATCGGGCGTACAGCTTTATCCAAAATAGAAAATGGCGCGTATTATCCAAGTGCGAAAACAATGAAAAAGATTTCGGATGTTCTTAATAAACCGATTGGTGAAATCTTTTTTAATACGGATATTTCATAAAAGTACAGAAATCGGTGCAGACAGTCCATAGCAGTAAAGGCTATAAATTGACAGAGAGGAGGGAGGATTTGTGAAAGAATCAGAAGCGGCTGTAAAAGTCAAAATGCCTGTTGCCGATGAAAACTTCATTATTCGAAAAGAAATACAAATTCCTTGTCACATAAAAATGGTCCGATTGACTGCCATACAGGCGCCGCTGGGATACGGAAAGACGACATTGCTGAGTAAGTCACTCTCCGGCGTAAATGGGTATACTGCTTGGCTTGCGTTAGATGAAATGGACAATGATCCGGTGCGATTTTGGAGCTGCATCATTCATTCCATCGTGCATAGCGGGAAAGCAATAAATAAAGAAAAGGTACTGTCTTTCCTAGAAACCGGTCCGCCTTTCTATAGGATTGTCGATATGCTGTTGGATGAACTCAGCAGAAAACAAGAGAACATCTCCCTTGTTCTGGACGATTACGATTTGATCAGCAACCCAGTCATTCATAAAATGATGGCACGCTTCATTCACTTCTTGCCGCGCCATGTAAAAGTTTTTATTATAAGCCAAGACGAAATACCTCTGCCCCTTTCGGAATGGCGAATAAAAGGCTGGATGTATGAAATAGGCATCGGGCAGCTTCAGTTTACATTAGACGAGGTAAAAGAGTTTTATGAAAATAATGCCGTTGTCACTCCTCGGACCAAGTCTTTTTACCAGCAAGTGCTATGTGCTGCGGAAGGCTGGCCATTCGGCGTCCGCTTACTGAGCTTGACCGAACCGCACAAAGATCGGCAACGGAAATCAATGGAACTTTCTATCTTGTCGCC
The Sporosarcina sp. P33 genome window above contains:
- a CDS encoding nucleotide sugar dehydrogenase; this encodes MANSLCEQIADKQEKIAVVGLGYVGLPVAIAFSEVADVIGFDISEKKIAELLEGIDMTGDVGEERIQNTDMLFTSDEKELQNAKFFVIAVPTPIQSGNLPDLKFLQMASQTVGRNMKKGSVVVYESTVYPGVTEEVCILELEKASNLKFGTDFTVGYSPERINPGDQVHRLENIIKIVSGSDEQTLETIANVYEMIIDAGVYRAECIKVAEAAKVIENAQRDINIAFMNELSMLFNQMKIDTQAVLRAAKTKWNFLPFTPGLVGGHCIGIDPYYLTYKAEDCGYHSKILLAGRHINDSMAAYISQQILKMLAQQKVNMNNIRIGILGLTFKEDCPDFRNTKVLDIINELKEYGIDPIVADPMADSYTVKKECDITLVPVEDFKDLHAVVVAVPHEAYRGLELDDFQQMFKIEGAKLLVDVKGIYNKKEFEDQNIRYWSL
- a CDS encoding glycosyltransferase produces the protein MTEKHNARPYILHTENATLLPNVPIVKRDAAGNMVETNRLLKDSYSCNFQVVIRENMFGARIKTDAVEISKTQVIVDFNSAMNAIGNGDIVTLRFKIPKGTIEEGYESTVRIRGTASWQEIQMPTGEITWKMIFSFVESLDSYFERTRWKYIKTFTFASLLLVAFFIVLMRVESLVYFKFNKFIYFYSLIAAAFLLSRYIFGAFYKNIPINPNYRPGVSIIIPVFNEEEWIHKTIYSCLNQNYPIDKLEVIVVDDQSTDQTVKNALKAVEKLSQEDEIYNIKERLQVHVMPVNGGKREALVEGVAMAKHDLVVFVDSDSFLEPNAILNLVQPFQDPKMGGVAGRTDVENKYTNSITKLQVVRYYIAFRVMKAAESYFDCVTCLSGPLSCYRKSLILKHQEDWVNQTFLGQPATFGDDRSMTNFILQTHRTAYQDRAICSTIVPEKFGIFLKQQMRWKRSWLRESLRAGTFIWKKEVFMALFFYVGLIVPIAAPIVVIYNLVYVPLYHGVFPATFLMGLFLMAFMMSAAYLFFKKSSLWIFGFVFVLMYEAVLLWQMPIAWVTFWKSTWGTRDTPQDIEAREKKARKKEKKDPLTIKS
- a CDS encoding polysaccharide deacetylase family protein, coding for MKRKYNEVLDYEKKNQRKKRRSIFQLAILAVIVFLVFQTFVEMNRYDAPDQTEWSNKKGFIALSYPGVSRDGSDSLFAKKQLQKQLQALTDQGYETISQQDILDYYNKKKPLPEKALFLSFEDGRTDTSVFVHPLLKKYNYKATLLSFANKLETNDKRFLQPEHLSQMKKSGFWELGSNGNRLTYINIFNKEGTFLPIRDDDEVLNKSEIDSYNHFSMDFIRDQYSIPIENRTEMEKRITEDYEQMRKVYEKQLGATPDVYMIMHANALYNTANRLVSDINDKEIRKTFAMHFNLEGNTYNTNGNDLYNLTRVQPAASWSTNHLLMKIQNDKKGKVEFVRGNEKQAKQWKAAEGVAEFDGNTIILTSKAKKQSHLVLNESGNKDIQFTGKVGGTEEGQQAVFLRRSNDGDAYIKVAFENDQLIIEEKVKGQLKELLETKAIPDAHIAEQNDSQSSGRKEKKTDEEKLANEKYVEITLKDNKLAIQLNDKEIVNNLAVNQDIQSGKLALGSSWVTGDFNDPIHDAYFSDIAITSLDKNHANQTALFTNERGNYQKIIYTCISSIKSAMNWVVDNF
- a CDS encoding glycosyl hydrolase family 18 protein, yielding MKTKNKMAYIVITCLLLSGCRGQEHEQQMDVAELKSLELSAWVTEWQWQSGMEDLKQVQGLDRTQVFAAYFDSDDQLYFSDKMHEAIAAMQELSRKRKIPLDLTIVNDQFLPDNTVVHKDADLIARLVGSSASRKAHIDTILHYISKYQFDGLEIDYENVNTEDLPNLIQFYKELNQALETHGKTLRVILEPNLRVEDYQFPAGPVYVMMAYNLHGGHSDPGPKANEEFIRNVAKKMSALPGEPIMAFSAGGFKWQHGKDHTATLTEIEAEELARKSHEKPVRDPASGGMYFDYKEKNGEKFTVWYADRQTLHQWMKIAAEEGNTKVSLWRMGGIETSTLEFLNKAIR
- a CDS encoding helix-turn-helix transcriptional regulator — its product is MFANHIKELRKQMNLTQAELAEQVGIGRTALSKIENGAYYPSAKTMKKISDVLNKPIGEIFFNTDIS